From Cydia fagiglandana chromosome 6, ilCydFagi1.1, whole genome shotgun sequence, the proteins below share one genomic window:
- the LOC134665042 gene encoding cerebellar degeneration-related protein 2-like isoform X2, which produces MDIAKAKSGVLEDFDEDDQASRRCMLDDLQLAAELGKTLLERNKELETALRQHQNVIEDQTQEIEYLTKQTVALREVNDSRLRIYEQLEVSIQDLERANHRLAVDHAADKKHIKTLCSNIETLEGKCEELQKTVDDLNAQLEIARRRAERKPESTEKPKEKEIKPEQTTPNSKKIEASSTPLKTVAPLPELTKEDEDLLRLSDELRESKVAFAQEQRRVTELEEQLASIVQENNRLQDQLRNWNQNNEEPKSMHEEFAILEEVRQGQLCIRCLRGVERGDDMSSMLDGDDDDRSAISSLILSPSVQDSPREELVTTKLIKFDNAKEKLLQGIWANKEDGHDNPYRELVQKYEALLEVQLSQVKGIRKNKPAPSGPVSLQDELQVSGDFSHFSVKDTDEESGHGEDTKEKKPETRKKFIQTPDFSEAETSSSGFSDETSNKATQTERERPGSFLCTIADGEDYRFSIYDDVSPMDSRFRNRPEYRELFKEIFTILKKAAENKDEGEQLPLLDDTGKVPPVTPANEEPPGNFTDDTQSVLSSVMSEQSIPVSDITAPETPTLKKVHVPEPAKKKETENKENKPVEETAKPKEKREPEKSEKANEKEKEKERVLTPLVRQPLEYIAATRKKSRHRNRKHSQERQGADSPVFPSPPKITYQKSSNKKRRDYRPIEISPLVRPTEAADWNGSTLQFYNRNMNSPTPSASGRTGKIYQGWNSETDSWDIKQSTASQEIHKLRKLELSYAEVLRNADKTKPRRKKHQ; this is translated from the exons ACTTGCAGCTCGCGGCGGAGCTTGGCAAGACCTTGCTGGAGAGGAACAAGGAGCTTGAAACCGCGCTGCGGCAGCACCAGAATGTTATCGAGGATCAGACGCAGGAGATCGAA TACTTAACAAAACAAACGGTCGCCCTGCGCGAGGTGAACGACTCAAGACTGAGAATCTACGAGCAACTCGAGGTCAGCATCCAGGACCTGGAGCGCGCCAACCACCGGCTCGCCGTCGACCACGCCGCCGACAAGAAACACATTAAGAC GTTGTGCTCGAACATCGAAACGCTTGAAGGGAAATGCGAGGAGCTACAAAAGACTGTCGACGACCTTAACGCCCAACTGGAGATAGCGAGGAGACGCGCGGAACGGAAGCCAGAGAGCACTGAAAAACCCAAAGAAAAAGAAATCAAACCGGAACAGACGACGCCAAACTCGAAAAAAATCGAAGCGAGTAGCACGCCTCTAAAAACCGTCGCCCCTCTCCCAGAACTGACCAAGGAAGACGAGGACCTACTTAGGTTAAGCGATGAGTTGCGGGAAAGTAAAGTTGCCTTCGCACAAGAGCAGAGACGAGTTACAGAGCTCGAGGAGCAGTTAGCGTCTATAGTGCAGGAAAATAACAGATTGCAAGATCAGTTGAGGAATTGGAACCAGAACAATGAGGAGCCCAAGTCGATGCACGAGGAATTCGCGATCTTGGAAGAAGTcag ACAAGGTCAACTATGCATCAGATGTCTACGGGGCGTCGAGCGGGGTGACGATATGTCCTCCATGCTAGACGGAGACGACGATGACAGATCTGCCATCAGCTCTCTCATTCTCTCCCCCTCAGTCCAAGACAGCCCCAGAGAAGAACTCGTTACAACGAAACTTATTAAGTTCGAT AATGCGAAGGAAAAGCTACTTCAAGGCATCTGGGCTAACAAGGAGGATGGTCACGACAACCCGTACCGGGAGCTCGTGCAGAAGTACGAGGCGCTGCTGGAAGTGCAGCTGTCGCAGGTGAAGGGCATCCGCAAGAACAAGCCCGCGCCCTCCGGCCCCGTCTCGCTGCAGGACGAGCTGCAGGTCTCCGGTGACTTCAGCCACTTCAGCGTCAAGGACACAGACGAGGAGAGCGGCCACGGAGAGGACACCAAGGAAAAGAAACCTGAAACGCGCAAGAAATTCATCCAAACCCCAGACTTCTCTGAAGCGGAAACCTCCAGCTCTGGATTCTCCGATGAGACCAGTAACAAAGCCACGCAGACGGAACGCGAGCGCCCCGGCTCCTTCCTCTGCACCATCGCCGACGGAGAGGACTACCGCTTCAGCATCTACGACGACGTCAGCCCCATGGACAGTCGCTTCCGCAACCGACCGGAATACAGAGAACTCTTCAAAGAGATCTTCACAATCTTGAAGAAAGCCGCGGAAAACAAAGACGAGGGCGAACAACTCCCGCTCTTAGATGACACGGGAAAAGTTCCCCCCGTCACCCCCGCCAACGAGGAGCCCCCAGGAAACTTCACCGACGACACGCAGAGCGTACTGTCCTCTGTCATGTCTGAACAGTCGATTCCAGTCTCCGATATTACCGCTCCggagacgccgacgctcaaaaagGTCCACGTTCCCGAACCCGCTAAGAAGAAGGAAACCGAAAACAAGGAGAACAAACCAGTGGAGGAAACTGCCAAACCTAAAGAGAAACGAGAGCCCGAAAAATCTGAGAAGGCAAACGAGAAAGAAAAGGAGAAGGAGCGAGTTTTGACTCCCCTGGTCCGTCAGCCCCTGGAGTACATAGCGGCCACTAGAAAGAAGTCCAGACATCGCAACAGGAAACACAGCCAGGAGCGACAGGGCGCCGACTCGCCGGTGTTCCCGTCGCCGCCTAAGATCACCTACCAGAAGTCGTCGAACAAGAAACGAAGAGACTACCGGCCTATAGAAATCAGTCCACTGGTGCGGCCGACCGAGGCCGCAGACTGGAACGGGTCGACGCTGCAGTTCTACAACCGCAACATGAACTCGCCGACGCCGAGCGCCAGCGGCCGCACCGGCAAGATCTACCAGGGATGGAACTCCGAGACCGACTCCTGGGACATCAAGCAGAGCACGGCATCGCAGGAGATACACAAACTGCGTAAGCTAGAACTCTCGTACGCAGAAGTCCTCAGGAACGCGGATAAAACTAAACCGCGGCGCAAAAAGCACCAGTAA
- the LOC134665042 gene encoding cerebellar degeneration-related protein 2-like isoform X3 — MASFNDLSFDWESLCQECPECWTTSDLQLAAELGKTLLERNKELETALRQHQNVIEDQTQEIEYLTKQTVALREVNDSRLRIYEQLEVSIQDLERANHRLAVDHAADKKHIKTLCSNIETLEGKCEELQKTVDDLNAQLEIARRRAERKPESTEKPKEKEIKPEQTTPNSKKIEASSTPLKTVAPLPELTKEDEDLLRLSDELRESKVAFAQEQRRVTELEEQLASIVQENNRLQDQLRNWNQNNEEPKSMHEEFAILEEVRQGQLCIRCLRGVERGDDMSSMLDGDDDDRSAISSLILSPSVQDSPREELVTTKLIKFDNAKEKLLQGIWANKEDGHDNPYRELVQKYEALLEVQLSQVKGIRKNKPAPSGPVSLQDELQVSGDFSHFSVKDTDEESGHGEDTKEKKPETRKKFIQTPDFSEAETSSSGFSDETSNKATQTERERPGSFLCTIADGEDYRFSIYDDVSPMDSRFRNRPEYRELFKEIFTILKKAAENKDEGEQLPLLDDTGKVPPVTPANEEPPGNFTDDTQSVLSSVMSEQSIPVSDITAPETPTLKKVHVPEPAKKKETENKENKPVEETAKPKEKREPEKSEKANEKEKEKERVLTPLVRQPLEYIAATRKKSRHRNRKHSQERQGADSPVFPSPPKITYQKSSNKKRRDYRPIEISPLVRPTEAADWNGSTLQFYNRNMNSPTPSASGRTGKIYQGWNSETDSWDIKQSTASQEIHKLRKLELSYAEVLRNADKTKPRRKKHQ; from the exons ACTTGCAGCTCGCGGCGGAGCTTGGCAAGACCTTGCTGGAGAGGAACAAGGAGCTTGAAACCGCGCTGCGGCAGCACCAGAATGTTATCGAGGATCAGACGCAGGAGATCGAA TACTTAACAAAACAAACGGTCGCCCTGCGCGAGGTGAACGACTCAAGACTGAGAATCTACGAGCAACTCGAGGTCAGCATCCAGGACCTGGAGCGCGCCAACCACCGGCTCGCCGTCGACCACGCCGCCGACAAGAAACACATTAAGAC GTTGTGCTCGAACATCGAAACGCTTGAAGGGAAATGCGAGGAGCTACAAAAGACTGTCGACGACCTTAACGCCCAACTGGAGATAGCGAGGAGACGCGCGGAACGGAAGCCAGAGAGCACTGAAAAACCCAAAGAAAAAGAAATCAAACCGGAACAGACGACGCCAAACTCGAAAAAAATCGAAGCGAGTAGCACGCCTCTAAAAACCGTCGCCCCTCTCCCAGAACTGACCAAGGAAGACGAGGACCTACTTAGGTTAAGCGATGAGTTGCGGGAAAGTAAAGTTGCCTTCGCACAAGAGCAGAGACGAGTTACAGAGCTCGAGGAGCAGTTAGCGTCTATAGTGCAGGAAAATAACAGATTGCAAGATCAGTTGAGGAATTGGAACCAGAACAATGAGGAGCCCAAGTCGATGCACGAGGAATTCGCGATCTTGGAAGAAGTcag ACAAGGTCAACTATGCATCAGATGTCTACGGGGCGTCGAGCGGGGTGACGATATGTCCTCCATGCTAGACGGAGACGACGATGACAGATCTGCCATCAGCTCTCTCATTCTCTCCCCCTCAGTCCAAGACAGCCCCAGAGAAGAACTCGTTACAACGAAACTTATTAAGTTCGAT AATGCGAAGGAAAAGCTACTTCAAGGCATCTGGGCTAACAAGGAGGATGGTCACGACAACCCGTACCGGGAGCTCGTGCAGAAGTACGAGGCGCTGCTGGAAGTGCAGCTGTCGCAGGTGAAGGGCATCCGCAAGAACAAGCCCGCGCCCTCCGGCCCCGTCTCGCTGCAGGACGAGCTGCAGGTCTCCGGTGACTTCAGCCACTTCAGCGTCAAGGACACAGACGAGGAGAGCGGCCACGGAGAGGACACCAAGGAAAAGAAACCTGAAACGCGCAAGAAATTCATCCAAACCCCAGACTTCTCTGAAGCGGAAACCTCCAGCTCTGGATTCTCCGATGAGACCAGTAACAAAGCCACGCAGACGGAACGCGAGCGCCCCGGCTCCTTCCTCTGCACCATCGCCGACGGAGAGGACTACCGCTTCAGCATCTACGACGACGTCAGCCCCATGGACAGTCGCTTCCGCAACCGACCGGAATACAGAGAACTCTTCAAAGAGATCTTCACAATCTTGAAGAAAGCCGCGGAAAACAAAGACGAGGGCGAACAACTCCCGCTCTTAGATGACACGGGAAAAGTTCCCCCCGTCACCCCCGCCAACGAGGAGCCCCCAGGAAACTTCACCGACGACACGCAGAGCGTACTGTCCTCTGTCATGTCTGAACAGTCGATTCCAGTCTCCGATATTACCGCTCCggagacgccgacgctcaaaaagGTCCACGTTCCCGAACCCGCTAAGAAGAAGGAAACCGAAAACAAGGAGAACAAACCAGTGGAGGAAACTGCCAAACCTAAAGAGAAACGAGAGCCCGAAAAATCTGAGAAGGCAAACGAGAAAGAAAAGGAGAAGGAGCGAGTTTTGACTCCCCTGGTCCGTCAGCCCCTGGAGTACATAGCGGCCACTAGAAAGAAGTCCAGACATCGCAACAGGAAACACAGCCAGGAGCGACAGGGCGCCGACTCGCCGGTGTTCCCGTCGCCGCCTAAGATCACCTACCAGAAGTCGTCGAACAAGAAACGAAGAGACTACCGGCCTATAGAAATCAGTCCACTGGTGCGGCCGACCGAGGCCGCAGACTGGAACGGGTCGACGCTGCAGTTCTACAACCGCAACATGAACTCGCCGACGCCGAGCGCCAGCGGCCGCACCGGCAAGATCTACCAGGGATGGAACTCCGAGACCGACTCCTGGGACATCAAGCAGAGCACGGCATCGCAGGAGATACACAAACTGCGTAAGCTAGAACTCTCGTACGCAGAAGTCCTCAGGAACGCGGATAAAACTAAACCGCGGCGCAAAAAGCACCAGTAA
- the LOC134665042 gene encoding cerebellar degeneration-related protein 2-like isoform X1, with protein MSEEQEQPDSFNSWELNGLNSLDLWDYTVELECLQGTEDLQLAAELGKTLLERNKELETALRQHQNVIEDQTQEIEYLTKQTVALREVNDSRLRIYEQLEVSIQDLERANHRLAVDHAADKKHIKTLCSNIETLEGKCEELQKTVDDLNAQLEIARRRAERKPESTEKPKEKEIKPEQTTPNSKKIEASSTPLKTVAPLPELTKEDEDLLRLSDELRESKVAFAQEQRRVTELEEQLASIVQENNRLQDQLRNWNQNNEEPKSMHEEFAILEEVRQGQLCIRCLRGVERGDDMSSMLDGDDDDRSAISSLILSPSVQDSPREELVTTKLIKFDNAKEKLLQGIWANKEDGHDNPYRELVQKYEALLEVQLSQVKGIRKNKPAPSGPVSLQDELQVSGDFSHFSVKDTDEESGHGEDTKEKKPETRKKFIQTPDFSEAETSSSGFSDETSNKATQTERERPGSFLCTIADGEDYRFSIYDDVSPMDSRFRNRPEYRELFKEIFTILKKAAENKDEGEQLPLLDDTGKVPPVTPANEEPPGNFTDDTQSVLSSVMSEQSIPVSDITAPETPTLKKVHVPEPAKKKETENKENKPVEETAKPKEKREPEKSEKANEKEKEKERVLTPLVRQPLEYIAATRKKSRHRNRKHSQERQGADSPVFPSPPKITYQKSSNKKRRDYRPIEISPLVRPTEAADWNGSTLQFYNRNMNSPTPSASGRTGKIYQGWNSETDSWDIKQSTASQEIHKLRKLELSYAEVLRNADKTKPRRKKHQ; from the exons ACTTGCAGCTCGCGGCGGAGCTTGGCAAGACCTTGCTGGAGAGGAACAAGGAGCTTGAAACCGCGCTGCGGCAGCACCAGAATGTTATCGAGGATCAGACGCAGGAGATCGAA TACTTAACAAAACAAACGGTCGCCCTGCGCGAGGTGAACGACTCAAGACTGAGAATCTACGAGCAACTCGAGGTCAGCATCCAGGACCTGGAGCGCGCCAACCACCGGCTCGCCGTCGACCACGCCGCCGACAAGAAACACATTAAGAC GTTGTGCTCGAACATCGAAACGCTTGAAGGGAAATGCGAGGAGCTACAAAAGACTGTCGACGACCTTAACGCCCAACTGGAGATAGCGAGGAGACGCGCGGAACGGAAGCCAGAGAGCACTGAAAAACCCAAAGAAAAAGAAATCAAACCGGAACAGACGACGCCAAACTCGAAAAAAATCGAAGCGAGTAGCACGCCTCTAAAAACCGTCGCCCCTCTCCCAGAACTGACCAAGGAAGACGAGGACCTACTTAGGTTAAGCGATGAGTTGCGGGAAAGTAAAGTTGCCTTCGCACAAGAGCAGAGACGAGTTACAGAGCTCGAGGAGCAGTTAGCGTCTATAGTGCAGGAAAATAACAGATTGCAAGATCAGTTGAGGAATTGGAACCAGAACAATGAGGAGCCCAAGTCGATGCACGAGGAATTCGCGATCTTGGAAGAAGTcag ACAAGGTCAACTATGCATCAGATGTCTACGGGGCGTCGAGCGGGGTGACGATATGTCCTCCATGCTAGACGGAGACGACGATGACAGATCTGCCATCAGCTCTCTCATTCTCTCCCCCTCAGTCCAAGACAGCCCCAGAGAAGAACTCGTTACAACGAAACTTATTAAGTTCGAT AATGCGAAGGAAAAGCTACTTCAAGGCATCTGGGCTAACAAGGAGGATGGTCACGACAACCCGTACCGGGAGCTCGTGCAGAAGTACGAGGCGCTGCTGGAAGTGCAGCTGTCGCAGGTGAAGGGCATCCGCAAGAACAAGCCCGCGCCCTCCGGCCCCGTCTCGCTGCAGGACGAGCTGCAGGTCTCCGGTGACTTCAGCCACTTCAGCGTCAAGGACACAGACGAGGAGAGCGGCCACGGAGAGGACACCAAGGAAAAGAAACCTGAAACGCGCAAGAAATTCATCCAAACCCCAGACTTCTCTGAAGCGGAAACCTCCAGCTCTGGATTCTCCGATGAGACCAGTAACAAAGCCACGCAGACGGAACGCGAGCGCCCCGGCTCCTTCCTCTGCACCATCGCCGACGGAGAGGACTACCGCTTCAGCATCTACGACGACGTCAGCCCCATGGACAGTCGCTTCCGCAACCGACCGGAATACAGAGAACTCTTCAAAGAGATCTTCACAATCTTGAAGAAAGCCGCGGAAAACAAAGACGAGGGCGAACAACTCCCGCTCTTAGATGACACGGGAAAAGTTCCCCCCGTCACCCCCGCCAACGAGGAGCCCCCAGGAAACTTCACCGACGACACGCAGAGCGTACTGTCCTCTGTCATGTCTGAACAGTCGATTCCAGTCTCCGATATTACCGCTCCggagacgccgacgctcaaaaagGTCCACGTTCCCGAACCCGCTAAGAAGAAGGAAACCGAAAACAAGGAGAACAAACCAGTGGAGGAAACTGCCAAACCTAAAGAGAAACGAGAGCCCGAAAAATCTGAGAAGGCAAACGAGAAAGAAAAGGAGAAGGAGCGAGTTTTGACTCCCCTGGTCCGTCAGCCCCTGGAGTACATAGCGGCCACTAGAAAGAAGTCCAGACATCGCAACAGGAAACACAGCCAGGAGCGACAGGGCGCCGACTCGCCGGTGTTCCCGTCGCCGCCTAAGATCACCTACCAGAAGTCGTCGAACAAGAAACGAAGAGACTACCGGCCTATAGAAATCAGTCCACTGGTGCGGCCGACCGAGGCCGCAGACTGGAACGGGTCGACGCTGCAGTTCTACAACCGCAACATGAACTCGCCGACGCCGAGCGCCAGCGGCCGCACCGGCAAGATCTACCAGGGATGGAACTCCGAGACCGACTCCTGGGACATCAAGCAGAGCACGGCATCGCAGGAGATACACAAACTGCGTAAGCTAGAACTCTCGTACGCAGAAGTCCTCAGGAACGCGGATAAAACTAAACCGCGGCGCAAAAAGCACCAGTAA